Proteins co-encoded in one Deltaproteobacteria bacterium PRO3 genomic window:
- the recO gene encoding DNA repair protein RecO encodes MVVKKIGESLKDQAFLLRSVPYGDDHRILSFLTASHGRVEAIALGARKSARRFSGVLDFLHCLEIETQVPRRGGLSQLLHCELREPYEGVRADYEATIIALKWIRTVSRVVPEGQSVPGLFALLQEGLSSLAVYRRDWVDVVFLRQLLGRLGFLLDLSRCVLCHRDRAEAFYFSAEEGGLLCEACHRGPKVQPLAGAIPGDFWERESGASGEEGDWLRASRAIFAAGFRHYLGVDPE; translated from the coding sequence ATGGTGGTTAAAAAAATAGGCGAATCGCTCAAGGACCAGGCATTCCTGCTGCGCTCCGTCCCTTACGGCGACGACCACCGGATTCTGAGTTTCCTCACAGCCTCGCACGGCCGAGTCGAGGCCATCGCCCTGGGTGCTCGGAAGAGCGCCAGGCGCTTCTCCGGCGTCCTCGACTTCCTGCACTGTCTCGAGATCGAGACCCAGGTCCCTCGGCGCGGCGGACTCTCCCAATTGCTGCACTGCGAGCTGCGCGAGCCCTACGAGGGGGTGAGGGCAGATTACGAGGCCACCATCATCGCGCTGAAATGGATCCGGACGGTGTCCCGGGTGGTGCCGGAGGGGCAGAGCGTGCCGGGGCTCTTCGCCTTGTTGCAAGAAGGTCTCTCCAGCCTCGCCGTCTACCGCCGCGATTGGGTCGACGTAGTCTTCCTGCGGCAATTGTTGGGCCGACTGGGTTTTTTGCTTGATCTCTCCCGCTGCGTCCTCTGCCATCGCGACCGAGCGGAGGCCTTTTACTTCAGCGCGGAGGAGGGAGGGCTGCTTTGCGAGGCCTGTCACCGCGGGCCAAAGGTCCAGCCCCTGGCGGGTGCGATTCCGGGAGATTTTTGGGAGCGTGAGTCCGGCGCCTCGGGGGAGGAGGGGGATTGGCTCCGGGCCTCGCGGGCCATCTTCGCCGCTGGCTTCCGCCATTACCTCGGCGTCGACCCGGAGTAG
- the mtnP gene encoding S-methyl-5'-thioadenosine phosphorylase: MKQPKIAIIGGSGLYEMEGLKVLEERSVETPYGDPSDDFVIGELEGVTVAFLARHAKGHRLLPGELNFRANIYAIKKLGCEFILSVSAVGSLKEEIEPGHLVMVDQFIDRTFGRHGTFFGEGIVAHVAFADPVCPDLRRKLHEAAGAAGATSHEKGTYVCMEGPMFSTRAESRLYRSWGADVIGMTNLQEAKLAREAEICYATMALSTDYDCWHEEHDSVTADMVIATLQKNVKTAQQVIRKVLPTVVAPRDCVCSRALRNAIVTNKLLVPESTKKKLKLIYGKNL, encoded by the coding sequence ATGAAACAACCAAAAATCGCGATCATCGGGGGCAGCGGCCTCTACGAAATGGAAGGCCTGAAGGTCCTCGAGGAGCGTTCCGTCGAGACGCCCTACGGCGATCCCTCGGACGATTTCGTCATCGGAGAGCTCGAGGGAGTGACCGTGGCCTTCCTGGCCCGCCACGCCAAGGGACACCGCCTCCTGCCGGGCGAGCTCAACTTCCGGGCCAACATCTACGCGATCAAGAAGCTGGGCTGCGAGTTCATCCTGTCGGTCTCCGCCGTCGGTTCGCTGAAGGAGGAGATCGAGCCGGGGCATCTGGTGATGGTCGACCAATTCATCGATCGCACCTTCGGCCGCCACGGCACCTTTTTCGGCGAGGGCATCGTCGCCCATGTCGCCTTTGCGGACCCGGTCTGCCCCGACCTGCGCCGCAAGCTGCACGAGGCCGCGGGGGCCGCGGGCGCGACCTCTCATGAGAAGGGCACCTACGTCTGCATGGAGGGACCGATGTTCTCGACCCGGGCGGAGTCGCGGCTCTATCGCTCCTGGGGCGCGGACGTCATCGGCATGACCAACTTGCAGGAGGCCAAGCTCGCCCGCGAGGCCGAAATATGCTATGCGACGATGGCGCTTTCCACCGACTACGACTGCTGGCACGAGGAGCACGACAGCGTCACCGCCGACATGGTGATCGCGACCCTGCAAAAAAACGTCAAGACCGCCCAGCAGGTGATCCGAAAGGTGCTGCCGACGGTCGTCGCGCCGCGCGACTGCGTCTGCTCCCGGGCCTTGCGCAACGCCATCGTCACGAATAAGCTCTTGGTTCCGGAGAGCACGAAGAAAAAACTCAAACTGATCTACGGTAAAAACCTGTAA